One region of Zingiber officinale cultivar Zhangliang chromosome 7B, Zo_v1.1, whole genome shotgun sequence genomic DNA includes:
- the LOC122005132 gene encoding serine/threonine-protein kinase STY13-like: MELYQKLDEGSNMSIDSVRSLQTSIDGGSAAMSLENSSVGSNNSRTGILHHTGLRLFPGVNFSVGHSVLRPGRVSHAMNEDALAQTLMDPRYPTESLENYDEWTLYLRKLNMGVAFAQGAFGKLYKGTYDGQDVAIKLLEKPENDLERALVMEQQFRQEVMTLANLKHPNIVRFIGACRKLMVWCIVTEYAKGGSVRQFLMKRQNRSVPLKLAVKQAIDVAKGMEYIHGLGFIHRDLKSDNLLIFSDKSIKIADFGVARIEVKSEGMTPETGTYRWMAPLLSSHVVGSSLV, translated from the coding sequence ATGGAACTTTACCAAAAGCTGGATGAGGGTTCTAACATGTCGATAGATAGTGTTAGAAGCCTTCAGACGAGCATTGATGGTGGGTCGGCTGCCATGTCCTTGGAAAACAGCAGTGTCGGATCGAACAACTCTAGGACTGGAATACTTCACCATACTGGACTCCGTCTATTCCCGGGTGTCAATTTCTCTGTGGGGCATAGCGTGCTGAGACCTGGTAGGGTCTCTCATGCTATGAACGAAGACGCTTTGGCTCAGACCTTGATGGACCCACGGTATCCTACAGAGTCTCTCGAGAACTATGATGAATGGACCCTATATCTAAGGAAGTTGAATATGGGGGTGGCCTTTGCTCAGGGTGCTTTTGGGAAGCTCTACAAGGGTACTTATGATGGACAAGATGTTGCTATTAAGCTGCTGGAAAAGCCTGAGAATGATCTTGAGAGGGCATTGGTCATGGAGCAGCAGTTCAGGCAGGAGGTTATGACGCTCGCAAATCTCAAACATCCAAATATTGTCAGATTTATTGGGGCCTGCAGGAAGCTGATGGTCTGGTGCATTGTGACAGAGTATGCAAAGGGTGGATCAGTGAGGCAATTTCTTATGAAGAGGCAGAATAGATCAGTGCCTCTAAAGCTGGCAGTCAAGCAAGCAATAGACGTTGCCAAGGGGATGGAGTATATTCATGGCTTGGGATTCATACACAGGGATCTTAAGTCTGATAATCTACTTATATTTTCAGATAAATCAATTAAGATTGCTGACTTTGGGGTTGCTCGTATTGAGGTTAAAAGTGAAGGAATGACACCTGAAACTGGAACTTATCGGTGGATGGCTCC